In Fervidobacterium nodosum Rt17-B1, one genomic interval encodes:
- the gltX gene encoding glutamate--tRNA ligase: MSEVRVRFAPSPTGYLHVGGARTALFNYLYARKTGGKFILRIEDTDLERSEKVFEEQLISALKWLGLEWDEGPDIGGQYGPYRQSERVHLYHEYAQKLIEEGKAYEVYAYPEEIEQLREKLLSEGKAPHYTREMLEPYNTPERKKEYEEKGLKPAVYFSMLRKDYVINDVVKGEVVFKAGSVGDFALLRSNGMPTYNYACVIDDGLMKITHVLRGDDHLSNTVKQVALYEAFGWPTPVFGHVSMILGPDGSKLSKRHGATSVEEFKSRGYLPEALVNFLALLGWSHPEGKEILTKQELIESFSLERLVKNPAIFNPEKLKWMNSEHIRMKSMDELVKIAKPFLQKDVDDEYFAKILHAVKDRIEELSQLPELTDIFFEKPHQLPEKTPEAIETYTNLLSELKKIEKWDKDSIYAAFKTAMKSAKLKGKDFYMTLRLVLTGKTEGPELIDILEILGKDEVIERISLYLNK; the protein is encoded by the coding sequence ATGTCAGAAGTTCGTGTGAGATTTGCCCCAAGTCCAACGGGGTATTTACATGTTGGTGGTGCTAGAACTGCACTTTTTAATTATCTTTACGCAAGAAAAACAGGTGGTAAATTCATTTTAAGAATCGAAGATACAGATCTCGAAAGGTCAGAAAAAGTTTTCGAAGAGCAGCTTATTTCCGCGTTGAAATGGCTTGGTCTGGAATGGGATGAAGGTCCAGATATCGGTGGGCAATACGGGCCTTACAGGCAGAGTGAAAGAGTTCATCTTTATCATGAATATGCGCAAAAACTCATTGAAGAAGGAAAAGCTTACGAAGTCTACGCATACCCAGAAGAGATTGAACAGTTGAGAGAAAAATTACTCAGTGAGGGTAAAGCACCTCATTATACACGCGAAATGCTTGAGCCATATAATACCCCTGAAAGAAAAAAAGAATACGAAGAAAAGGGATTAAAGCCTGCAGTTTATTTCTCTATGCTAAGAAAAGATTATGTGATAAACGACGTTGTAAAAGGCGAAGTTGTGTTCAAAGCTGGAAGTGTTGGCGACTTTGCACTTTTGAGAAGCAACGGTATGCCAACTTACAACTACGCTTGTGTTATAGATGATGGTCTGATGAAAATCACTCACGTTTTGCGCGGCGATGATCATTTGTCAAATACAGTTAAACAGGTGGCACTTTATGAAGCTTTCGGTTGGCCTACACCTGTTTTTGGGCATGTCTCCATGATTCTGGGACCTGATGGAAGTAAACTCAGTAAACGTCATGGCGCAACGTCAGTAGAAGAATTCAAAAGTAGGGGATATCTCCCAGAAGCTTTGGTTAATTTCCTCGCATTACTCGGTTGGTCACATCCAGAAGGAAAAGAAATACTCACAAAGCAAGAATTGATAGAAAGTTTTTCGCTTGAAAGACTTGTAAAAAATCCTGCGATATTTAATCCAGAAAAATTGAAATGGATGAATTCAGAGCATATTAGAATGAAAAGTATGGATGAGCTTGTTAAAATAGCTAAACCATTCTTGCAAAAAGATGTTGACGATGAATATTTCGCAAAGATACTCCACGCTGTAAAGGATAGGATAGAAGAACTTTCGCAGTTACCTGAATTGACAGATATTTTCTTCGAAAAACCTCATCAATTACCGGAAAAAACTCCAGAGGCTATTGAAACTTACACAAATTTACTTTCAGAGCTCAAAAAAATTGAAAAATGGGATAAAGATTCAATATACGCAGCTTTCAAAACAGCTATGAAGAGCGCAAAGCTCAAAGGTAAAGATTTCTATATGACGTTAAGACTTGTACTTACAGGTAAAACTGAAGGTCCAGAACTAATCGATATACTCGAAATCCTTGGTAAAGACGAAGTAATAGAGAGGATCTCTTTGTATTTAAATAAATGA
- a CDS encoding endo alpha-1,4 polygalactosaminidase yields MLDDLTKYFLLIFLALLVALIGFTKQVDQDWILFTNGSDINQLLSIKSNIVVIDYSADGTEKTEFSYSDISQLKSTGKKVFAYVNLGIAENWRFYWKSLNKSIILSPLEGWKGEYYVKYWYREWYDMMRNYLNRVKKSGFDGVMFDWTNVYKHETLQKITGKSEKDLKIAMFELINTLTRDFNNFQFALVNGEEILNDYPALTDRVKYVVVESLFFDKLKLNTLSDAFQQRIKILINVQKMGVTVLSVEYIDNGNPFDKENVQRINQYIELAKKYNFLYYIARYDMKLTFPNVPRISLRNSADNFKNLAEYIIPNHLSSLFR; encoded by the coding sequence ATGTTAGATGATTTGACGAAATATTTCTTATTAATTTTTTTGGCTCTTTTAGTTGCATTAATAGGTTTTACAAAACAAGTTGATCAAGATTGGATATTATTTACAAATGGTTCCGATATTAATCAATTGCTTAGTATAAAATCCAATATTGTTGTAATTGATTACTCCGCTGATGGTACGGAAAAAACGGAGTTTAGTTATTCTGACATAAGTCAACTAAAAAGCACAGGTAAAAAAGTCTTTGCTTATGTGAATTTAGGTATAGCGGAAAATTGGAGATTTTATTGGAAAAGTCTTAATAAATCCATTATATTATCTCCTTTGGAAGGTTGGAAAGGAGAATACTATGTAAAGTACTGGTACAGAGAATGGTATGATATGATGAGAAATTACTTAAACAGAGTAAAGAAATCGGGTTTTGATGGTGTAATGTTTGATTGGACAAATGTTTATAAACATGAAACTCTGCAAAAGATAACTGGTAAATCTGAGAAAGATTTAAAAATAGCTATGTTTGAGTTAATAAATACTCTAACAAGAGATTTTAATAATTTCCAGTTTGCGTTAGTAAATGGCGAAGAGATACTAAACGATTACCCAGCCCTCACGGATAGAGTTAAGTATGTTGTCGTTGAAAGTTTATTTTTTGATAAGCTCAAACTAAATACTTTATCCGATGCTTTTCAACAAAGAATTAAGATTTTAATAAACGTTCAAAAAATGGGCGTTACTGTTTTATCTGTGGAATACATAGACAACGGTAATCCTTTCGATAAAGAAAACGTTCAAAGAATAAATCAATACATTGAGCTTGCTAAAAAGTACAATTTTTTATACTACATTGCACGATATGACATGAAACTTACTTTTCCGAATGTTCCAAGGATATCTTTGAGAAATTCAGCGGATAATTTTAAAAATTTAGCCGAATATATTATTCCAAATCATCTCTCATCCCTATTTCGTTGA
- the rpsF gene encoding 30S ribosomal protein S6, whose translation MRIYETMFIIKPDVSEEERNKLVENVKKFLEERVKAQVETVDRWGIRKLAYKIGKYFEGDYTVMYFRSNGQGLDQLENYFKVHPEFMRWQTFRREDLEKKERRAARQKTGETQENVSQEESSTN comes from the coding sequence ATGAGGATTTACGAAACTATGTTCATTATCAAACCAGATGTATCAGAGGAAGAAAGAAACAAACTTGTGGAAAACGTTAAGAAGTTCCTTGAAGAAAGAGTTAAAGCACAAGTGGAGACCGTTGACAGATGGGGTATTAGAAAACTTGCTTACAAGATTGGAAAATACTTCGAAGGAGACTACACGGTCATGTACTTCAGATCTAACGGTCAAGGTCTTGATCAACTTGAAAACTACTTCAAAGTACACCCAGAGTTCATGAGATGGCAAACATTTAGAAGAGAAGACCTTGAAAAGAAAGAAAGAAGAGCAGCACGCCAAAAGACAGGAGAAACTCAAGAGAATGTTTCACAGGAGGAAAGTTCAACAAATTAA
- the cysS gene encoding cysteine--tRNA ligase, whose protein sequence is MTKVYITDTLSKSKVPLETLEPGVVKMYVCGPTVYNYIHIGNARPMVVFDALRRFLEFVGYRVIMVQNFTDIDDKIINEAKEWNVDWKTVADTFIAEYFHDAQLLGVRAANYHPRTTDFVKDIVEAIETMIKKDFAYPAENGDVYFSVRKLRDYGKLSGKNLDDLRAGARVDVNELKKDPLDFVLWKSAKPGEPTWDSPWCNGRPGWHIECSVMSQKLLGDMFDIHGGGEDLIFPHHEDEIAQSEALTGKPPAKYWMHNGMIIVRGDKMSKSLGNTFMVREAVRRYTKDGVKLFLLSKHYRSPMEFSDEILQDNMRAAQRVHNALNRFTEKYPYPLVPKIDEEMENFIDRFVEALSDDFNTPVALSILFDTVKELNKSMDEGNDERALKMYHLVKRIYGPVLGVFDSEIQKQQQVNSEQLDQLIQGIINLRNEYRKNKQFEIADKLRDALLNAKIKLLDTPEGTKYEIND, encoded by the coding sequence ATGACAAAGGTTTATATAACAGATACGCTTAGTAAAAGTAAAGTTCCACTTGAGACTTTAGAACCTGGCGTCGTAAAGATGTACGTTTGCGGACCTACTGTATACAATTACATTCACATAGGCAACGCAAGACCTATGGTTGTTTTCGACGCTCTCAGAAGGTTTTTAGAATTCGTGGGTTACAGGGTAATAATGGTTCAAAACTTTACAGATATAGATGATAAGATAATAAACGAAGCAAAAGAATGGAACGTCGATTGGAAAACAGTTGCGGATACGTTTATCGCAGAGTATTTTCACGATGCTCAACTTTTAGGCGTAAGAGCAGCAAATTACCACCCCAGAACAACAGATTTTGTTAAAGATATCGTTGAAGCAATTGAAACAATGATAAAAAAAGATTTCGCATATCCAGCAGAAAATGGTGATGTTTATTTCAGCGTTAGGAAATTAAGAGATTACGGAAAGCTATCTGGAAAAAATTTGGATGATTTGAGAGCAGGCGCAAGAGTTGATGTGAATGAACTGAAAAAAGATCCACTTGACTTTGTTTTGTGGAAATCCGCCAAACCTGGTGAACCTACGTGGGACAGTCCGTGGTGCAACGGTAGGCCAGGTTGGCATATAGAATGTTCCGTTATGTCGCAAAAATTACTTGGTGATATGTTTGATATACACGGTGGTGGTGAAGACCTTATCTTCCCACACCATGAAGATGAAATAGCTCAGAGTGAAGCGCTCACAGGTAAACCACCGGCAAAATACTGGATGCATAACGGTATGATTATCGTACGTGGAGATAAGATGAGTAAATCCCTTGGAAACACATTCATGGTAAGGGAAGCGGTAAGAAGGTACACTAAAGATGGCGTAAAGCTTTTCTTGCTGTCCAAACATTACCGTTCACCTATGGAATTTTCGGACGAGATACTTCAAGATAACATGAGAGCAGCTCAAAGGGTGCATAACGCATTAAACAGATTCACGGAAAAGTACCCATACCCATTGGTACCAAAAATTGACGAAGAAATGGAAAACTTCATAGACAGATTTGTGGAAGCACTTTCCGACGATTTCAACACACCAGTTGCACTCTCAATTTTATTCGATACAGTTAAAGAACTTAACAAATCAATGGATGAAGGTAACGACGAAAGAGCATTGAAAATGTACCACCTTGTAAAGAGAATTTATGGTCCTGTTCTTGGAGTGTTTGACAGTGAAATCCAAAAACAACAGCAAGTAAATTCCGAACAGTTAGATCAGCTAATACAAGGTATAATAAATTTAAGAAATGAATACAGAAAGAATAAACAATTTGAAATAGCTGATAAGCTAAGAGACGCACTCTTAAATGCAAAGATAAAATTACTTGATACTCCAGAAGGTACAAAATACGAAATTAATGATTAA
- the rd gene encoding rubredoxin, whose translation MKYRCTVCGYIYDPEVGDPDSGINPGTPFENLPDDWTCPVCGVSKDMFEPLEE comes from the coding sequence ATGAAGTACAGATGCACAGTATGTGGTTATATTTACGATCCAGAAGTTGGTGATCCAGATTCCGGTATAAACCCAGGAACTCCATTTGAAAATTTACCAGATGATTGGACATGTCCAGTTTGCGGTGTAAGCAAAGATATGTTTGAACCACTCGAAGAATAA
- a CDS encoding single-stranded DNA-binding protein, producing the protein MSYNKVVLVGRLTRDPETKQTLDGNLITTFTLAVNRANNGEADFIRIVAFRKLAELAHTYLQKGRMVLVEGKLRINKWKTNDGQSRSTPEIWADNIVFVDTKKGDRDVQDEIPYEDVFDTDAEIVDNIPDDDEPPF; encoded by the coding sequence ATGTCTTACAACAAAGTAGTTTTAGTTGGAAGGCTAACAAGAGATCCAGAAACAAAACAGACTCTAGATGGAAATTTGATAACGACTTTCACTTTAGCAGTTAATAGGGCAAACAATGGAGAAGCAGATTTTATACGCATAGTTGCGTTTAGAAAGTTAGCTGAGTTAGCTCATACTTACCTTCAAAAGGGGCGAATGGTTCTTGTAGAAGGTAAGTTGAGGATAAACAAATGGAAAACAAACGATGGGCAATCGCGTTCAACTCCTGAGATATGGGCTGATAATATTGTCTTTGTTGATACAAAGAAAGGCGATAGAGATGTCCAAGACGAGATTCCTTACGAAGATGTCTTTGATACAGACGCAGAAATAGTAGACAACATTCCAGACGACGATGAACCACCGTTTTGA
- a CDS encoding MFS transporter yields MSEFIKRLKWHASKDELYLTVEGTLSTFYLVLTQTVIFTALALYFGLNEVALGLVSSFPMAFQIFQIFAPAVIEKLPSKKKLLAFFNSGRFLWIILIPLLFSEHRKPELFILVFALSQVFAAFAGNVWISIISDVIPSERRGKYLGLRNFFVSLATLLVFYLYSLIADNIKKPFNFAIIILITMVTTLFSLVSLMKVRDVSSKKTGSLNDLRIVLKDKNFMKLSKAYFMWNFVILLSAPFFPYHQIHNLKLPMTYISYASITASLLSMLFYTLWGRLSDEFGHKSVLITGLSIVSITPAIWILMNEKHWVLALTLDAILSGVGWAAVNLAFITLPMETASSSSPMYFAVFSALGGLGGMIGSLIGGPIAKFFNSLDFYVKDYHIFGLQIFFIIESVLRYSVIPLFAGISSRKYVSPATLFTNVLSTLSGRHAIRIQEGNRQEVIIGRKRLRRWW; encoded by the coding sequence ATGAGCGAGTTTATAAAAAGACTTAAATGGCACGCCTCAAAAGATGAATTGTACCTTACAGTCGAAGGCACACTCTCAACTTTTTACCTTGTTTTAACACAAACGGTAATATTCACAGCACTCGCATTGTACTTTGGATTAAATGAAGTCGCTTTGGGATTAGTCTCTTCTTTTCCCATGGCATTTCAGATTTTTCAAATATTCGCACCCGCAGTTATTGAAAAATTGCCAAGCAAAAAGAAACTATTAGCTTTTTTTAACTCTGGTAGGTTTTTATGGATAATATTAATCCCACTCCTATTTTCAGAACACAGAAAACCGGAATTATTTATACTCGTCTTCGCGCTCAGTCAGGTATTTGCGGCATTTGCTGGAAATGTCTGGATTAGTATTATATCAGATGTCATCCCTTCAGAAAGAAGGGGAAAGTACCTTGGATTGAGAAATTTTTTCGTATCTTTAGCGACACTTTTGGTTTTTTATCTGTATTCCCTGATAGCCGATAACATTAAAAAACCTTTCAATTTCGCGATAATAATATTAATAACAATGGTTACTACACTTTTCTCTCTTGTTTCATTAATGAAAGTTAGGGACGTCAGTTCGAAAAAAACAGGATCTCTTAACGATTTAAGAATAGTTTTAAAAGATAAAAATTTTATGAAACTTTCAAAAGCTTATTTTATGTGGAACTTTGTGATTTTATTATCCGCACCGTTTTTCCCATACCATCAAATACATAATCTAAAATTACCAATGACGTATATAAGTTACGCATCTATCACCGCATCTTTACTATCGATGTTATTTTACACACTTTGGGGAAGATTATCTGACGAATTCGGTCATAAAAGTGTGTTGATAACCGGTTTATCAATCGTTTCCATAACACCTGCTATTTGGATTTTGATGAACGAAAAGCACTGGGTCTTAGCTCTTACTTTAGACGCTATTTTATCAGGTGTTGGATGGGCTGCTGTGAACCTTGCTTTTATAACTCTCCCTATGGAAACGGCATCAAGTAGCTCACCAATGTACTTTGCAGTATTCTCAGCCCTTGGTGGTTTAGGTGGTATGATAGGTTCCTTAATAGGGGGACCTATTGCAAAATTCTTTAATTCGCTTGATTTTTATGTAAAAGATTATCACATCTTTGGTCTTCAAATATTCTTCATAATAGAAAGTGTATTAAGATACTCTGTAATCCCACTTTTCGCGGGAATATCGAGCAGAAAATATGTGTCTCCAGCAACTTTGTTTACAAATGTACTCTCAACTCTGTCTGGTAGACATGCTATAAGGATACAAGAAGGTAACAGACAAGAGGTTATCATCGGTAGGAAGAGACTCCGAAGATGGTGGTAA
- a CDS encoding proline--tRNA ligase — MRFSQFYAPTLKEAPADAEVPSQELLTRAGFIRKIAAGVYTYLPLGRRVLLKIEKIVREEMDNIGANEILMPIIQPAELWKQSGRWEDYGPEMMKLKDRHGRDFTLGPTHEELVTFLVQNELNSYKQLPITLYQMANKYRDEIRPRFGVLRAREFIMKDGYSFHSDWESLDETYKAHRKAYSNIMERIGLKYAVVEASSGAIGGNESHEFVAFADTGESNVLFCECGYAGNDERVPYTGEIIYDNEELKGMEKVYTPNVKTAQDVADFLGVPVRKIVKTLIYKGRNGYFMALVPGDRELNEEKLKNFLNDQSLAFATPDDILKDFGVPIGFLGPVGVKGIKVIADHLVKGMKNFVVGGMEKDYHFVNVNVDRDFKVDELADLIVTREGDPCPVCGKPLNAKKGIELGHIFKLGTKYSEAMGSKYMDKDGQLKPFIMGCYGWGVSRTLGAIVEQLHDEKGIIWPLSVAPFAVVITPVSNNENLMKFSEELYNFLVEKGEEVLLDDRNISPGMKFNDADLIGIPFRVTVGKALSEGMVEIKWRTGQQFKVKATLEEIYEFLQKSKQEYDPHKRVEK, encoded by the coding sequence GTGAGATTTTCACAGTTTTACGCGCCAACATTAAAAGAAGCACCAGCGGATGCGGAAGTGCCAAGTCAAGAATTGCTTACAAGAGCTGGGTTTATAAGAAAAATAGCGGCTGGTGTGTATACATATTTACCACTCGGAAGGAGAGTTTTACTTAAGATTGAAAAGATAGTGAGAGAAGAAATGGACAACATAGGAGCAAACGAGATTTTGATGCCAATAATCCAGCCTGCGGAACTTTGGAAACAATCTGGCAGATGGGAAGATTACGGTCCAGAGATGATGAAATTAAAAGATAGGCACGGAAGAGATTTTACGCTTGGACCTACTCACGAAGAACTCGTAACTTTCCTTGTTCAAAATGAGCTTAATAGCTACAAACAATTACCGATAACCCTTTACCAAATGGCAAACAAGTACAGAGATGAAATTAGACCGAGATTTGGTGTGCTTAGAGCAAGAGAATTCATAATGAAGGATGGTTACAGTTTCCACAGCGATTGGGAATCCCTTGATGAAACATACAAAGCTCATAGAAAAGCTTACTCTAATATAATGGAACGAATTGGATTAAAATATGCGGTTGTTGAAGCTTCGTCCGGAGCAATTGGAGGCAACGAATCTCACGAATTTGTTGCTTTTGCAGATACTGGAGAGAGCAATGTACTTTTCTGCGAATGTGGGTACGCAGGCAACGATGAAAGAGTGCCATATACTGGTGAAATTATTTACGATAATGAAGAGCTCAAGGGAATGGAAAAAGTCTACACTCCAAATGTGAAAACAGCGCAAGATGTGGCAGATTTTCTAGGAGTTCCAGTGAGAAAAATCGTAAAAACACTTATTTACAAAGGTAGAAATGGATACTTCATGGCACTTGTCCCAGGTGACAGGGAACTCAACGAAGAAAAATTGAAAAATTTCTTAAACGACCAGTCGTTAGCTTTTGCCACACCTGATGACATATTGAAAGACTTTGGTGTACCCATTGGCTTCTTAGGTCCGGTGGGTGTGAAAGGTATAAAAGTTATCGCAGACCACTTGGTAAAAGGGATGAAGAACTTCGTTGTTGGTGGAATGGAAAAAGATTATCACTTCGTAAACGTAAATGTTGACAGAGACTTTAAAGTTGATGAATTGGCAGATCTAATAGTTACAAGAGAAGGAGACCCGTGTCCTGTTTGTGGAAAACCGTTAAATGCAAAGAAAGGCATCGAACTTGGTCATATATTTAAGCTTGGCACAAAATATTCTGAGGCGATGGGTAGTAAATACATGGATAAAGATGGTCAGTTAAAACCTTTCATCATGGGGTGCTACGGTTGGGGTGTTTCAAGAACACTTGGAGCGATTGTAGAACAACTACATGACGAAAAAGGTATAATTTGGCCATTATCCGTCGCACCATTTGCAGTAGTTATAACACCAGTTAGTAACAACGAAAACTTAATGAAATTTTCTGAAGAATTGTACAATTTCCTTGTTGAAAAAGGCGAAGAGGTACTTTTAGACGATAGGAATATATCACCTGGTATGAAATTCAACGACGCGGATTTAATAGGAATACCATTTAGAGTAACAGTTGGTAAAGCTCTATCTGAAGGAATGGTAGAAATCAAGTGGAGAACAGGACAGCAATTCAAGGTGAAAGCAACTTTAGAAGAAATATATGAATTTTTGCAAAAGTCAAAGCAAGAATACGATCCTCACAAAAGAGTTGAAAAATAA
- a CDS encoding RtcB family protein yields the protein MSPVEGLEKVDKYIYKIRKAGNMRVDAIILSDWETLDKEAIEQIKNVATLPGILKAAYAMPDIHWGYGFPIGGVAAFDVEDGIISPGGVGFDINCGVRMLVVKGSSNIVKSNIDTIIKRIYESVPVGVGETSELNFSKNDFKRIVTNGAKEVIKMGFGYDEDLERIEDYGHIQNCDFSDVSEEAIKRGKDELGTLGAGNHFIEIQVVEEVYDEKIAKVFGLGKGDITILIHTGSRGFGHQIATDYIKIMRDNLKEHNKNLPDKQLINAPFNSKWGQMYYSAMNCAANYAFANRQIITHLIRKVFKSVAGLDVKLVYDVAHNIAKIEEYEIDGKKRKVIVHRKGATRAFGPGNPHLPEIFKETGQPVIIPGSMGTASYILAGTKKAEEMTFGSTAHGAGRTLGRREATRELSVERVIRELDKKGVKLLAKSKKGIVEEAPEAYKDVDKVIKVVDELGISLKVAKCVPIGVIKG from the coding sequence ATGTCACCTGTTGAAGGTCTTGAAAAAGTTGATAAGTACATTTACAAAATTCGCAAAGCTGGAAATATGAGAGTTGACGCGATAATTCTATCGGATTGGGAAACGTTAGATAAAGAAGCGATAGAACAAATCAAAAACGTCGCAACTCTTCCAGGTATTTTAAAAGCTGCTTACGCTATGCCAGATATACACTGGGGTTACGGATTTCCAATAGGTGGAGTTGCCGCTTTTGATGTTGAAGATGGAATTATAAGCCCTGGTGGTGTGGGATTTGATATAAACTGCGGAGTTAGGATGCTTGTCGTAAAAGGTTCAAGTAATATCGTAAAGAGTAATATCGATACAATAATAAAACGCATTTATGAGAGTGTACCCGTTGGAGTTGGTGAAACAAGTGAATTGAATTTTTCAAAAAACGATTTCAAAAGGATAGTCACAAATGGTGCAAAAGAAGTAATAAAGATGGGATTTGGATACGACGAAGATTTGGAAAGAATCGAAGACTACGGCCACATACAAAATTGTGATTTTTCCGATGTAAGTGAAGAAGCTATAAAGAGAGGGAAAGACGAACTTGGGACGTTGGGTGCGGGAAATCATTTCATTGAAATCCAAGTCGTCGAAGAAGTATACGATGAGAAAATAGCAAAAGTATTTGGGTTGGGTAAAGGTGATATAACGATATTAATCCACACAGGTAGCAGAGGCTTTGGTCATCAAATCGCTACAGATTACATTAAAATCATGAGAGATAACCTTAAAGAACATAATAAAAATCTCCCTGATAAACAGTTGATAAATGCTCCATTTAATAGCAAATGGGGGCAGATGTATTATAGCGCAATGAACTGTGCGGCAAATTACGCGTTCGCGAATAGGCAGATTATTACTCATCTCATTAGAAAAGTATTTAAATCTGTTGCGGGATTAGATGTAAAACTCGTTTACGATGTAGCGCATAACATCGCTAAGATAGAAGAATATGAAATTGATGGAAAAAAGAGAAAAGTTATTGTACATAGGAAAGGCGCGACAAGGGCATTTGGACCGGGAAACCCACACCTTCCAGAAATATTTAAAGAAACAGGGCAACCAGTTATAATCCCAGGGAGTATGGGCACAGCATCGTACATACTTGCTGGAACAAAAAAAGCTGAAGAAATGACATTTGGTTCAACTGCTCACGGTGCTGGGAGAACTTTGGGAAGAAGAGAAGCGACACGAGAGCTCTCAGTTGAACGTGTGATAAGAGAGCTTGACAAAAAAGGCGTAAAACTTTTGGCTAAATCAAAAAAAGGCATAGTTGAGGAAGCACCAGAAGCATATAAAGATGTTGATAAAGTAATTAAAGTTGTTGATGAACTCGGTATATCACTCAAAGTTGCAAAGTGCGTTCCTATCGGAGTGATAAAAGGATGA
- the rpsR gene encoding 30S ribosomal protein S18, whose amino-acid sequence MPKVRQRRRKVKACKMCEMNVEYVDYKDIRILKDFLNEKGKILPRRLTGNCAKHQRMVKIAIKRARQMALLPYIKY is encoded by the coding sequence ATGCCGAAAGTAAGACAGAGAAGGAGAAAAGTAAAGGCTTGTAAAATGTGTGAAATGAACGTTGAATACGTTGATTATAAAGATATAAGAATACTTAAAGATTTCTTAAACGAAAAAGGAAAGATACTCCCAAGAAGGTTAACAGGCAATTGTGCTAAACACCAAAGAATGGTCAAAATAGCTATTAAAAGAGCAAGACAAATGGCGCTCTTACCATATATAAAGTACTAA
- a CDS encoding MFS transporter, which produces MEKKSKFGGIFHFYHLVSFFVSINAYLFSTFINSTAAQWGFSFSEIGFINLLLSFLYALSSITLGHIGYKFGYKKMMNILFIYLFALSFTGFFVNNRFWLYIFASLQGIFFGAFFPQVEGLIAQSESLLKVTPPSITGRFTLAWSSGNIFGVAFGPYLTVKARSIIFFYGIILSIVVFLLISRDKKINGELINFTPNRKLTTDSDKFDVVKDISRMKRLRLEYRIILFLGGLIYTSVLAEFPKLIKMAGLDISRAGFLTVGANIGVLLTFIALQYWKKWVGNEIICGVLLSVVLLTGVVALFAKTPLLFFLTAFLAGGSYAVPYTFAIFYGLLSTSEEHGKQGALHEMVIGLLFGVGPFVGGIFLDHFKSTFGLTFLSIILSILIYSIQFFFNKSKVVIEK; this is translated from the coding sequence TTGGAAAAGAAAAGTAAATTTGGTGGCATTTTTCATTTTTATCACTTGGTTTCATTCTTTGTATCAATAAACGCTTATTTATTCAGCACCTTCATTAATTCAACAGCCGCTCAATGGGGATTTTCATTCTCCGAAATTGGTTTTATAAACCTTCTTTTGTCATTCTTGTATGCCTTGTCAAGTATCACTTTGGGACACATAGGATACAAGTTTGGGTACAAAAAGATGATGAATATATTATTCATTTATCTTTTTGCATTATCATTTACTGGTTTCTTCGTGAATAACAGATTTTGGCTTTACATCTTCGCAAGCCTTCAAGGAATATTCTTCGGCGCATTTTTCCCACAAGTTGAAGGATTAATAGCCCAATCTGAAAGTTTGCTAAAAGTTACACCTCCATCTATAACCGGTAGATTCACACTAGCATGGAGCTCTGGAAATATATTTGGTGTGGCTTTCGGGCCTTACCTCACTGTAAAAGCACGTTCTATTATATTCTTTTACGGAATAATCCTGAGTATTGTTGTTTTTTTGCTTATAAGCCGTGATAAAAAAATAAATGGCGAATTGATAAACTTCACCCCCAATAGAAAATTAACAACCGATAGCGATAAATTCGATGTTGTAAAGGATATTAGCAGGATGAAAAGACTTAGATTAGAATATAGGATTATTCTTTTCCTTGGCGGATTGATATACACATCGGTTCTCGCTGAGTTTCCAAAGTTAATAAAGATGGCTGGGCTTGATATATCACGTGCCGGTTTTCTTACGGTTGGAGCAAATATCGGAGTTTTGCTTACATTCATTGCTCTTCAATATTGGAAAAAATGGGTAGGCAATGAAATTATCTGTGGCGTTTTGCTATCTGTGGTGCTACTTACCGGAGTTGTTGCATTATTCGCCAAAACTCCTCTCTTATTCTTCTTAACAGCCTTTTTGGCTGGCGGAAGTTATGCGGTTCCTTATACTTTTGCTATATTTTACGGTTTGCTTTCTACTTCAGAAGAACATGGTAAACAAGGCGCACTGCATGAAATGGTTATAGGCTTGCTTTTTGGAGTTGGACCTTTTGTCGGTGGAATATTCCTCGATCATTTTAAAAGTACTTTTGGATTGACTTTCCTCTCAATTATATTGAGTATATTAATATATTCAATTCAATTTTTCTTCAACAAAAGCAAAGTAGTTATTGAAAAGTGA